The genomic interval GGCCACTTCGATAGACCCGCCAGGCATGACCGGCCAGATACCCGCGCACCACAAACTCAATCGGAATAGGTCGGCAACGCCGGGCTATGGTTACATTGGGATCAGGTATGGCCTCAACATGGTTGGGGACCAGATCGGCCGTATGCCGAAAAAAATAAGCAGCCAGCTGGTTGAGTACCTGACCTTTGAAAGGGATCGTCTGGTGGAGCACGTGATCAAATGCAGAGATTCGGTCGGTAGTAACAATCACCAGATGGCCATCCACCGTGTACACGTCACGTACCTTACCCCGATAGGGCATGCCCAGTTCATGCAGGTGGGTCTCCCGGATGGTCCGACCTAACTGAGCTCGCAGGATCGTTTCTGAAACCATCAGGTCAACTACGTTCGCAATCGCTTGAGTAGCGAATCTTTAGCTGCGGTACTACCAGCACCTCCAGTGGAGGATCCTGACGCTTTCCTTCAACACGTTCCACCAGTAGCTGGGTGGCTTCGCGTCCTACCATATGCATATTCTGGGAAACACTGGAGAGCCCAACATATTCGCTGATTTTGACGTCATCATATCCAACCAGAGCCACATCGTCCGGTACACGAAGGCCGACTTCACGCAGGGCTTTCCAGGCACCAAGCGCCTGCACATCACTACTGGCAAAGACAGCAGTAACGCGCGGTTCGACTTTGAGCAGCGCCTGCATGGCTTCATAACCAGCCTCTTCGCTGAAGCCAGCATGCTTTTCGGTCTTACCGGCACGCACCAGTTCGGGCTCATAAGGGATACCGGCGGCCTCCAGGGCATCCCGGTAACCGGCAATTCGATCAAGCTGCAAGCTCCCTTCGGTATGCGAGCGAATCATGCCGATGCGGCGATGTCCGCAGGCAATCAGATGCGCAACAGCTGCCCGGGCGCCTGCGCGGTCATCCCAGTAGAAGCAATCGAAGTCGGTATGGTGATAGCCCACCATAACAACCGGAGCATGTAGCGCGCGTAGTTCCA from Rhodothermus sp. carries:
- a CDS encoding LacI family DNA-binding transcriptional regulator gives rise to the protein MAQRIRPRKKDKVTIYDVAREAGVAISTVSRVLNNSSDVSEETRQRVLQAIEKLQFRPDRTAKTLAQKKTRVLAVAVTSFTTPFHNEILKGVRTALENVDADLLLSDLGSKYPQQKLLNFLRRGAVDGLLLIGLPVDEKLTLELRALHAPVVMVGYHHTDFDCFYWDDRAGARAAVAHLIACGHRRIGMIRSHTEGSLQLDRIAGYRDALEAAGIPYEPELVRAGKTEKHAGFSEEAGYEAMQALLKVEPRVTAVFASSDVQALGAWKALREVGLRVPDDVALVGYDDVKISEYVGLSSVSQNMHMVGREATQLLVERVEGKRQDPPLEVLVVPQLKIRYSSDCERS